AGGACGGCCACGCCTCCCTTCCAGAAGCTTCCCTGCTCAGCTCAAACGCTGGcagcctggggcggggcgggcggtGGTGCGAGCCGTGGCCGGGGAAGGGGCATCGGATGTGCTTTGCTCCGCGTGAACTTGAAATTCCCTCGACGAACCCCCAGGGCCGGGCCGggtgcagggtgggaggggaaggacCCAGGGGGGCCCCTCTGCTCCCCGCGGGCACCCAGGAAAGGTGGACTGGCCCGAGCTGGGTGCGGGTGCGCGGGGAGCCCCGTGGAGGGTGAATTTGGGAGTTGCCGGGTGGGGGGATGAGGGCCCCCCTCCGTCCTGCCCCCTTGGGGAGTCGACGTCGCTCACTTCTTCACCCCAGAGCCCCCGGGGTGTGAGAGGCCCGGAGCGCGTGCCTCGGAGGGCCGCCCGTTTCAGCCAAAGCCAGGAAGCCCCAGACACTCTAGATGGTTCCTtcggccctggggtgggggctccgGTGTGATTTGGTGCCGCGAGCCAACCGGCTCACGGCGGCCCGTCCCCTCAGCCCTGTGCGCAGGTCAGGTCTTCACCGGCCGGTCGGGGGTGCTCAGCAGCCCCGAATACCCGCAGCCGTACCCCAAACTCTCCAGCTGCACCTACAGCATCCGCCTGGAGGAGGGCTTCAGCGTCGTCCTGGACTTCGTGGCGCCCTTCGACGTGGAGACGCACCCCGACGCCCTGTGCCCCTACGACTCCCTCAAGGTCAGCTTCCGGGACCTCGGGCCTCATCTGGCCCGGGAGGGTCCTCGGGTGACACGGCCCTTTGCGCTTTCAGGTCCGAACAGACAAAGAGGAATATGGGCCGTTTTGCGGGACGACGTTGCCCCAGAGGATCGAAACCCAAAGCAGCGCCGTGGCCATCAGCTTTGTGACCGATCAGTCGGGGGAGCACGCGGGCTGGAGGATCCGCTACAGCAGCTCGGGTgagggccgggggcgcggggcagggTCGGCTTCTCCGGCCTCTTAGGGTCCTGGGCCGGTCTCAGAGGTACAGGGAGAGGGCGGGTCACCGGGAGGCGGGAGAGCGACATCCAGGCTGCCGCAATGGACGCTCCGGGGtggcggggcccggggggcctCGCGGGGAGCTGAAGGCCCAAAGGGAGAGTGAGGCCCACGGACTCGTGTGTGGGGTTTGCAGAGGACACAGTCGTGGGAAGAAGGAAAGTTACGGCAAATGTAAACGGGGAACAGTTTGTTACGGTGCGTGTGTCCTGCAGACGGGGGAGATCCCCCGGGACACGGGGACCCAGCACTCGGGCGTCAGGACCGGCTTCAGCTAAAGACAACAGAGAGGGGGCCGGGGAGCCCGCTGGGGGGGCGGTGAACGGAGGGAAGGTCGCCCGCCGCCGGCAGGGGGTCGTGGCTGTGCCTCGTGGTCCCCCTGCTACGGGGACGGAGCGGCTCTCGCAACACGGACGTTTCCTTTGTGAATAGAAAGTCCCTTTACAAAAGGAGAACTTCTCCTCTGTGTTCAGAGCTTCTCCTGCATCTGCTATTTCTGAAAATATCAGCTCAAAATAACCCTTGCGCCAAAGAGgcactttctgtttatttttttaaagatttttatttatttgatagagagagcaaGCCCAGGCAGGGGCTCTGAGTctctcacttattcattcatgagagacagagacagagagagagagagagagagagagagagagagagagagagagagacaggcagagggagaagcaggctccatgcagggagcccgatgcgggactcgatcccgggaccccaggatcacgccctgggctgaaggcaggtgctaaaccgctgagccaccggggctgccctaaaatatttttttaaaaagaaaggattgttcTGGGCAAGATCACCTTCTCTTAGGGGAAAGAgcacctctccttttttttctttttctttggctccCTTCTtgtatccatccattcatctatccatctttTCATCcatgcttccttccttccatccatcaaTCTGTCCATCCGTCCTTCCACCCACCCATGCATCCTCgtccatccttccacccatccatttccttccctccctccctccctccctccctccctccctccctccctccctccctccttctctctaaCCAGCCATCCCCCCAGGGAGGTCAGAGCTCAGGTTTGGGTGTCCAGCCACACACCTGTGTCCCAGCTGTGCGATACCGAACCTCTCACATAACTTCTCTGAGCCCTAATGTCCCAATTATTCTAAGTGAGGAAACGTCTCCTTCCAAAGGTGACACCTGTTTTGCATGGGCTAACGCAGGGAAAGCCCTGGGTGCGGGGTGTGGCACAGGGAAGTGATAATTGGATTATAGGGATTGGAGTagtttttttaagtgagaaaattgGATTTAAAAAGATTAACCGTGGGGCCACCCCTGTTGGAAATGTGGGAAGGGGCGGGactggctgggaggagggagtCCAGCAGGGGGGACACCGTCTCCTGGTCAGTTTGGAAAGTCTTCGTTTTCCCGGCGGTCGGAGCAGTAAGACTTCCAGGGCTCAGGTGCCGGTTTCAGCGCCACTTGCAGGGGCATCAGgtttgcggggggcgggggggggggagggccaGGCCGGGCCTGAGGccgctgggggcagggaggtgcaGGAGGGAGGCAGTGCGGGCGGCCCGCGGGGCTGTGCCTGCAGACGGGCCTCGGGCCTGCAGGGGACCGGCtgctggagggagaaggggactCACGAAGGCCCACGCCGGCGGCCGGGCTGGAGGCCGCAGGGTGCAGGGGGGCGCGGGCCTCTGCGGGGCGGCTGTGTGCACCCCGGGCCCGAGGGCCGTTTGGGGGCCGCCCGCAGCCGCTCCCGCCCGGCGCTGGAGACGGCAGCTCAGCTGCGCGGCCTCGGCCCCGGGAGGGGCTGGTCTCGGTCCCCCGCTTACAGAGGCGGCCACCGaggcccagggcgctgggggccGGGCGCTCCCCTCCGGGGGACACGCTGCCGGGTGGCCCTTAGCCCGCGTCCCCGCAGCTCGGCCCTGCCCCAGTCCCGCGGCGCCGCCTAACGGCCGCATCGCCCCGTGCAAGCCGAGTGCGTGCTGGAGGACCGCGTGGCCGTGTCCTGCGACCCCGGGTACGAGCGGCTCCGGTAAGTGGCGGCTTCTGGGCCGGCGCCGAGCAGCGCGGGCGGCCGAGGCCTTCATTCCCGGGCTCGGGCCCTCACCCGAAAAGCTTCCGAAAGGCCCGAGGGAAGCTGCTGATCGCCACGGACGCTTCCCTGTGGCCGCCGCGGCAGCTCGGGGAGGGAGGCCGGGCGCGGGCACCTGCTGCGGCCGCGGGCAACTGCAGGCTGCGAGGTTATAAATAGTGACCTCTGTGCCGGCAGGGGGAGGACAGTCGTGAAAAATGCTTAGCAAGTTGCTTTAGGGGCGCAGGTGGGAGATTAACGCGTCTTTATGTTCTTCAAAATTGTCACTGAATCCCGGCGGCAAAAAGTAATAACACGGAGGCGCTTGATAGCGGCCGCTCAGCCCGCCCCGCGGAGGGGccaagccacaaaaaaaaaaaaaaaaaaaaaaaaaaaaggcactttccCCGCCGTGCAGAGTGTCCGGCGCAGGCTCCTTCCCGTAGCCCCTGGGACCGCAAACCTCTTCAGTGTCTGATCTGGGAAAAGCCCTCGGCCTGCTGTCCCGTGAGGCATAAAGACCCCCCCGCCAAGGTGACGTCTCGCGGCCTTTAGAGCAAAGCGTCCCCGTGCCCGTGCCCGTGAGCGATGCCAGCGATAAGCACGGCGCACCTGTGAGGGCCACCGACGTATTTTTAGTGACTGTCCTCCAGGTGACGGCCAGGCCCTAGGAAAGCCCCGGCACTTCTGCCCTGTTGGAGGGGGTTGGCCTTCTCCAAATTTCGGCCACCACCCGGTGGCACCTTCTGTGAAGAAATGGTGGCAAATGCAGCAGGATCTCGTGAGGCCCGATTGTCCTTGGATTCGGTGGAAAGCGGGGACGGTCATGAATCGCTGCAGGGGCCGACATCCGGTTCCTATGGGGCCAGCGGCACCTTGAAAGGGCGGCTCTAGCCACAGGGGACAGACCCTTGGGGCGTGGGACAAGTGAGCACAGACACCGGGCACAGGGGGCCGTCGTGGTGGAAACCAGGGAGGTCATGTCCTCTGAACGCCCGTCCAGGGTTCCTCGGCCCCGGAATCCTTCACCGCCGTGTGCCGAGGGACGGTCCTGGGACCGCCGCCGCGCTGCAGCGGTAAGGCCTCGGCCGCTCCCGCGCCCTGTTCTCCGCGGCCGCCGCCTTCTGTCCCACGCGGTCCGCGCGGGCTCGATTCCCAGCTCCCGGCCCCTCGTGGAGGGACCACGTAACCAGGCAAAGTATTGCCTTTGGAGAAGTgtgacctttaaaaaatacttttcccAGCGTAAAACATTCGTTGAGGACGGGAAACCGAACACCAGACCCCCCAATGCCCAGAATGCCACTACCACGTCCCTCCTCACACGCGTCTCGCACACGCGTGTAAACACGTACAGGCGCCGGCTGCAGGGACGGGGCTCACCAAGCTGGGGTGAGCGCGGACATTCCCATTCTGTGAGAATCAcgtcttttcaatatttttttcttagaaaatacatgtaaattggAACAAATCCACAAAAACATGGGGAGAGCCTCTTGCCCAAATCCCCAACTACCACTGAGGCGGCGGGGCCCGTCCCTGCACTCCGAGGCGGGCACACGAGCCCACTTCACTCGTGCAGAGGCTTCCAGAGAGCTGCTGGGGACCCTGAGTATCCTCCTATCGTGAACCCACACTCACCAGGGCGACGGTCCCTTCTTAGCGTGAAGGCGGCGGGGCTGGGAGCCGAGGGCAGTCCGCGTCCCGGCTCGGCCCCCCGACGCGCGGCGGCTGCAGCAGCTCACCCACGGGACCAGCCGCGCAGCCCGAAGTTGCGGAAACCTAAGCGTGACCCTAACGCCCAAACACGTGGGTTTGCAGAGCGCTGCGCGGGGCGCCCGGGCCGTCCGGGCCGCTGCCTGCTCCCGCTGGCAGTCCCCACAGTGGCTCCATCCCCACGAGCGCCCGTGCCCACGCGGGTGCGAGGTGCCTAAGTATCTCTGGGGGGAGCCCGAGCAGCAGCCAAGCCCTTGCTGGTGCAGCCAGGCGCTTCccgacgggggtgggggggggggcttaacATCGTGCCAGGGCCACGGCCGTGCCGCTCACCGGCCCTCCCGTGCCAGCCGTAGACTGCGGCCCTCCCGACGACCTGCCCGCCGGCCGCGTGGAGTTCCTCacaggccccggggccaccacgcaCAGAGCGGAGATCCGCTACCACTGTAACGGCGGCCTCCACGCGATGACGGCCGGCGACGGTGAGCGCACCTGTGGGCGGGCGGTCGCTCGCGGCCAAGGCCCGCGCGGTCTGAAAATAAACGGGAGCATTTTCGGCCCAGGCCACACAGAAGGTTGAGGCACTTCTCCCACCCGCTGAGTGAGGTATCACAGCTGAAGCGACTTTAATGTCAATTTGCAGGAATCTGAAAACAGATCTTATCTAGTAAATGACGACTACAAACACACAATATATTCCAAATGGTTTAATTTAACAAGTCAAAACCTTATCATTAAGCACTTGAGATCTTGATACATATTCAAGTTACACGTCTAAAAGGTTTCCACTTTGCAAGCAAACATGGTTAATGCAGAGACCTCCTATTTATGAAATCATGTAAAATGGTTATTCAGACGCCTCTATTTCCCACTGATGCTCAAGAATCAACATTTTTCAAGGGGGTATTCAAGCAAATGACAACCACCTTACGCACGCAGTTAAACATTTCTGCTTTTCCAATGATTTGCAGGTAAATATGTGTGTGAGGCTGATGGATTCTGGACGAGCTCCAAAGGAGAAAAATCGCCCCCGGCCTGCGAGCCCGGTAATGGACACGTTTGCGCGAGACTCGTAATTGATGGAAAGTGGAAGCGGGTGGGAGACGTGGCGGAGCTGCCTGCGCTTTCGCTGCGGTGGGCAGAAATGAACTTCAGCACTTGGCTCTTAGACCAAGttgttatttccaaataatacGTTCTCATTACCCCCCTTCTGGGCGGAGGGGCTGCTAGGTGCTGACTGCGTCATTCACTCGATTATTTCTGACCTTACAACTAGGCaagcataaaaaattaaatgattttaaaaattatc
The Vulpes vulpes isolate BD-2025 chromosome 2, VulVul3, whole genome shotgun sequence genome window above contains:
- the MASP2 gene encoding mannan-binding lectin serine protease 2 isoform X4, whose amino-acid sequence is MRLLLFLGLLCSWAAAAPGPAWPQPLFGRLASPGFPGAYANHQERRWALTAPPGYRLRLYFTHFHLELSYLCEYDFVKLSSGTEVLATLCGQKSTDTERAPGNDTFRSPGSSLDVTFRSDYSNEQPFTGFEAFYAAEDIDECQVPPGEAPPCDHHCHNHLGGFYCSCRQGYVLHRNKRTCSALCAGQVFTGRSGVLSSPEYPQPYPKLSSCTYSIRLEEGFSVVLDFVAPFDVETHPDALCPYDSLKVRTDKEEYGPFCGTTLPQRIETQSSAVAISFVTDQSGEHAGWRIRYSSSARPCPSPAAPPNGRIAPCKPSACWRTAWPCPATPGTSGSAVDCGPPDDLPAGRVEFLTGPGATTHRAEIRYHCNGGLHAMTAGDGKYVCEADGFWTSSKGEKSPPACEPGGCPNNRLQPLGDVRPESNEALIVGR